CGCGACCACCTGATTGATGTTGACGGCCTTCTCGTTGAGGATCGCGAGCTTCGCGTTCACGGAGCCGGCCGCTTCCATCACACTGCGCATCGTGTCTTCCATGCGCGTGAGGCCGTTCTGGCTCGCGCCCGCAAGCGTCGCCGACTGATCCGCGACGGCCGACACTTCGTTCATCGTGCGCAGCAGATCGCGCGAGGTCGCGAAAATTTCGCGCGAGGTCGCGCCGATCTCCGTCGTGGTCGCAGCGGTTTCCGTCGCCGTCGCCTGTTGTTCTTTCGACGTCGCCGCAATCTCGGCCACCGACGTCGTCACCTGCAGCGACGATTTCTGCGCCTGCCCAACGAGGCTGTTCAGTTCCTCGGCCATCCGGTTGAAGCCGTCCTCCAGCGTGCCGAATTCGTCGCGGCGGCCCAGCTTCAAACGCTGCGTCAGGTTGCCCGTGCGCATCACGTTGTGCACGTCGACGAGGCTTGCCATCGGCACCGTGATCGCGCGGTACAGCGAGAAGCCGGTGTAGAGCGCGACGAGCAGCGTGACGCCGAGCGCCGTCGCGAGTGTGATTTCCGTGCCCGTCACCGAATCGCGGATCGATTTCGCGGAATCGTCCGCCTGGGTGCGGTTTTCGTTGACCAGTTCGTTTGCCGTGCGGATCACGCTTTCCCAGGCGGGCGCGAGCTTGACGAAGGTGGCTTGTGCATCCGCCTTCGAGGTCGGCGCGGTGCGCATGGCGTCGTTCAGTTGCGGCAGGTATTGATCCCAGGCAGCGCGGAACGCGCGGAAGTGCTCGCGGTCCGCGTCACGAAAGAGCGTTGCCTGGTACTCGGCCGACACCTGATCGAACTTTTGCAGCAAAGCCGGCATCCGTTCGAGATCCTGCTTCGTCGCGGCATCGCTGCTCTCGACGAAGAGCGCGCGTTCGAGCGTCGAATAGCCCTCGTTGGCCGCCGCGCGCAAGGTCGTCGCGAGGTAGAGGCCGGGCACCGAGTCGTGGCCCATGCTGAGCGCTTCGTCGTCCATCACGCGCAGCCGGCTCCAGGAGATCGCGGCCATCACCAGCATCAGCACGAACAGCGCGCCGAAGCTCAGCATGATCCGGTTGCCGAGCGTGAAGCGGGCCGCGTGCTTCGGATCGAGCAGGGTGGTGTCGCTGGTGCGGGGCGTCGCTGTGACCATTGTCGATGACTCTTCCGGTGTTTGATGGTGTGAGGCGGCGCGTCGGATGTCGATCATCCGGACGGTCCTCGCCGACGCTAACGGGAAATTACATGA
The Paraburkholderia hospita DNA segment above includes these coding regions:
- a CDS encoding methyl-accepting chemotaxis protein, encoding MVTATPRTSDTTLLDPKHAARFTLGNRIMLSFGALFVLMLVMAAISWSRLRVMDDEALSMGHDSVPGLYLATTLRAAANEGYSTLERALFVESSDAATKQDLERMPALLQKFDQVSAEYQATLFRDADREHFRAFRAAWDQYLPQLNDAMRTAPTSKADAQATFVKLAPAWESVIRTANELVNENRTQADDSAKSIRDSVTGTEITLATALGVTLLVALYTGFSLYRAITVPMASLVDVHNVMRTGNLTQRLKLGRRDEFGTLEDGFNRMAEELNSLVGQAQKSSLQVTTSVAEIAATSKEQQATATETAATTTEIGATSREIFATSRDLLRTMNEVSAVADQSATLAGASQNGLTRMEDTMRSVMEAAGSVNAKLAILNEKAVNINQVVATITKVADQTNLLSLNAAIEAEKAGEYGRGFAVVATEIRRLADQTAVATFDIEQTVKEIQSAVSAGVMGMDKFSEEVRRGMRDVQQVSEQLSQIIHEVQTLAPRFQLVNEGMHTQATSAEQITQALSQLSEAAQQTAESLRQSSQAIDDLTLVANQLRTGVSRFKIEA